A section of the bacterium genome encodes:
- a CDS encoding glycosyltransferase family 4 protein: MPPRPPRRLLIVTPWADFWSMPGKAGVSDDAEFVRRALAAGHELHFVLPAGGAFDAGERHPRLILHPFPDITRRTRWLPTPLRRLLWLGWYCGPVVARARRVARALRPELVLGFSYHGARAAALIGRELAIPSVVKHFGVYTAAFFDQWPRLKYRYKNWETLYGLTRPVDRLVILNDGSRGREAALAAGVPARRIVYLLNGIHTEWGGLAIDRAAERARLGVALEERLLLFLARLAPFKGTRQLARIVPRLLAECPRPLRVLVAGSGEDEAWLRRALAAPIATGRVRLLGAVPHAAVPPLFAAADCFLTLNTYSNMALPTCEAMVMGCPVVATDVAGTGEVVQDGANGRLAPPGDDAALIAALRAVLEDDALRARLAAGARETAAGFDSWDARVGRELDLIEQLCAENSRRP; encoded by the coding sequence ATGCCGCCGAGACCGCCGCGCCGTCTCCTCATCGTCACCCCCTGGGCGGACTTCTGGTCGATGCCCGGCAAGGCCGGCGTCAGCGACGACGCCGAGTTCGTGCGCCGCGCCCTGGCCGCCGGCCACGAGCTGCACTTCGTGCTGCCGGCCGGCGGCGCCTTCGACGCCGGCGAGCGCCATCCGCGCCTCATCCTGCATCCCTTTCCCGACATCACGCGCCGCACGCGCTGGCTGCCGACGCCGCTGCGCCGCCTGCTCTGGCTCGGCTGGTACTGCGGGCCGGTGGTCGCCCGCGCGCGCCGCGTGGCCCGTGCGCTGCGGCCCGAGCTCGTGCTGGGCTTCAGCTACCACGGCGCGCGGGCGGCCGCGCTGATCGGGCGCGAACTCGCAATCCCGAGCGTGGTCAAGCACTTCGGCGTCTACACGGCGGCCTTTTTCGACCAGTGGCCGCGGCTCAAGTACCGCTACAAGAACTGGGAGACGCTCTACGGCCTCACGCGCCCGGTGGACCGGCTCGTCATCCTCAACGACGGCTCGCGCGGGCGGGAGGCGGCGCTCGCAGCGGGCGTGCCGGCAAGGCGCATCGTCTACCTGCTCAACGGGATCCACACCGAGTGGGGCGGGCTCGCGATCGACCGCGCGGCCGAGCGCGCGCGGCTGGGCGTGGCGCTCGAGGAGCGGCTCCTGCTCTTCCTCGCCCGGCTCGCCCCCTTCAAGGGGACGCGGCAACTCGCGCGCATCGTGCCGCGCCTGCTCGCCGAGTGTCCGCGGCCGCTGCGCGTCCTCGTCGCCGGCAGCGGCGAGGACGAGGCCTGGCTGCGCCGCGCGCTGGCGGCGCCGATCGCGACGGGCCGCGTGCGTCTGCTCGGCGCGGTGCCGCACGCCGCCGTGCCGCCGCTCTTCGCCGCCGCCGACTGCTTCCTCACGCTGAACACCTACTCGAACATGGCCCTCCCGACCTGCGAGGCGATGGTGATGGGCTGTCCCGTGGTGGCGACCGACGTGGCCGGCACGGGCGAGGTCGTGCAGGACGGCGCGAACGGTCGCCTCGCGCCGCCCGGCGACGATGCGGCGCTGATCGCCGCGCTGCGCGCCGTGCTCGAGGACGACGCCCTGCGCGCGCGCCTTGCCGCCGGCGCGCGGGAGACCGCCGCGGGCTTCGACTCCTGGGACGCCCGCGTCGGGCGCGAGCTGGACCTCATCGAGCAGCTCTGCGCGGAGAACAGCCGGCGCCCCTGA